The Cupriavidus necator DNA window AAGGCGTGGCTTGCGTCATGGGGGGCTCCTGCCGGGATTGCTGCGAATATGGGAGGAAGTGTGCCGGGGCGGGGCGCCGGCACGGGGCTCGGTCAACACTAGTGCAGAATGCGCCGCCCGCAATCGTCGCTTCCGACGAGGCTCGGAATCGGCACCTGGCCGTAGACTGACCCCGATCAAGCGGCAGGGCCGGCACTACCGCGCGCCTGCCGGCGCAGACAGCAAAGGGACAACCATGAAGACACGAATCACCGAACTGCTTGGCATCCGCTACCCGATTATCCAGGGTGGCATGCAATGGGTTGGCTACGCCGAGATGGCCTCCGCGGTTTCCAACGCCGGCGGGCTGGGCATCCTCACGGCGCTGACGCAACCCACGCCCGAGGCGCTGGCCGAAGAGATCCGCCGCTGCCGCGAGATGACCGACAAGCCGTTCGGCGTGAACCTGACCCTGCTGCCGTCGATCAACCCGCCGCCGTACGCGCGCTACCTCGACGTCATCATCGAAAGCGGCATCAAGGTGCTGGAAACCGCCGGCAACAACCCCAAGGAACATATCGCGCGCGCCAAGGCCGCCGGCATCAAGGTGATCCACAAGTGCGTGGCGGTGCGCCATGCGCTGTCGGCCGAGCGCCTGGGCGTGGACGCGGTGTCGATCGACGGCTTCGAGTGCGCCGGCCACCCCGGCGAGGACGACGTGCCCGGCATGGTGCTGATCCCGCAGGCGGTGCGCAAGCTGTCGATCCCGGTGATCGCCTCCGGCGGCATCGCCGACGGACGCGGCATGGCGGCGGCACTGGTGCTGGGCGCCGAGGGCGTCAACATGGGCACGCGCTTCTGCGCCACGCGCGAGGCGCCGATCCACGACAACGTCAAGAAGGCGCTGGTGCAGGCCAGCGAGCGCGATACCAACCTGATCTTCCGCACGCTGCACAACACCGCGCGCGTGCTCAAGAACGCCGTGTCGGACGAGGTGGTGAGCATTGAACGCCGCCCGGGCGGCGCGCAGTTCGAGGACGTCAAGCACCTAGTCGCCGGCGTGCGCGGCAAGGCGGCGCTCAAGGCGGGCGAGACCGACAGTGGCATCATCAGCGCCGGCCAGTGCGTGGGCCTGATCGACGACGTGCCCAGCTGCGAAGAACTGATCACGCGCATGGTGGCCGATTGCCGAGAGCACCTCAGCGTGGCTTCGCGCTTCTTTGCCTGACGCCATGGCCGAGGCTGAAATCGAGCGGGCGATGACCCAGGCCATCGCCGCGCCGGGCGAAGCTGCCGGCGGGGACGTGCCGGAGGGCTTCGTCCCGCTGCGCAGCATGAGCGGCTACATGGCAGGTTTCGGCCAGCTCTACCTGCATGCGGAGCGCCGCACGCTGGCGGTGCGCATCGACGAGAGTCACCTGAATAACCTGGGCATCCCGCACGGCGGCATGCTGGCGACGCTGGCCGATACCGCCATCGGCATGATGATGTCGCTGGAAACCGGGCGCTCCAAAAGCGCGGTGACCGTCAACCTGAGCCTGGACTACCTGGATTCCGCGCGCCTGGGCGACTGGGTCGAGGCCCGCGTGGAGTTCGACAAGCTCGGCTCGCGCCTGCGCTATGGCACCTGCCGGCTGGTCAGTGGCGAGCGCTGCCTGCTGCGCGCGACCGCAATCTTTGCAGTGCTGGCGCCGCGCACCTGAGGCCTGCGGCAAACTTCGTCGCTTCCGACGACGCTTGCCACCACCCGCGGCGCAACAATGCAAAGCGACACTGCCGGCGCCAGATGCCGGCACTCCGGACAACACCATGGCTGCCCCGGCAGCCTGCACCGAACCAAGGAGATCACATGGCA harbors:
- a CDS encoding NAD(P)H-dependent flavin oxidoreductase, whose product is MKTRITELLGIRYPIIQGGMQWVGYAEMASAVSNAGGLGILTALTQPTPEALAEEIRRCREMTDKPFGVNLTLLPSINPPPYARYLDVIIESGIKVLETAGNNPKEHIARAKAAGIKVIHKCVAVRHALSAERLGVDAVSIDGFECAGHPGEDDVPGMVLIPQAVRKLSIPVIASGGIADGRGMAAALVLGAEGVNMGTRFCATREAPIHDNVKKALVQASERDTNLIFRTLHNTARVLKNAVSDEVVSIERRPGGAQFEDVKHLVAGVRGKAALKAGETDSGIISAGQCVGLIDDVPSCEELITRMVADCREHLSVASRFFA
- a CDS encoding PaaI family thioesterase yields the protein MAEAEIERAMTQAIAAPGEAAGGDVPEGFVPLRSMSGYMAGFGQLYLHAERRTLAVRIDESHLNNLGIPHGGMLATLADTAIGMMMSLETGRSKSAVTVNLSLDYLDSARLGDWVEARVEFDKLGSRLRYGTCRLVSGERCLLRATAIFAVLAPRT